Proteins encoded within one genomic window of Arachis ipaensis cultivar K30076 chromosome B08, Araip1.1, whole genome shotgun sequence:
- the LOC107613343 gene encoding shaggy-related protein kinase eta — translation MASIPLGPHHHQQPPEQLQSQPDNNAPKLPARRGSDVDADKEMSATVIEGNGEVTGHIISTTIGGKNGEPKQTISYMAERVVGTGSFGVVFQAKCLETGEAVAIKKVLQDRRYKNRELQLMRLMDHPNVISLKHCFFSTTSKDELFLNLVMEYVPETMYRVLKHYSSMNQRMPLIYVKLYTYQIFRGLAYIHTVPRVCHRDVKPQNLLVDPLTHQVKLCDFGSAKVLVKGESNISYICSRYYRAPELIFGATEYTTSIDIWSAGCVLAELLLGQPLFPGENQVDQLVEIIKVLGTPTREEIRCMNSNYTDFRFPQIKAHPWHKIFHKRMPPEAIDLASRLLQYSPSLRCSALEACAHPFFDELREPNARLPNGRPLPPLFNFKQELAGASPELINRLIPEHVRRQGGLGLPHPSSTQI, via the exons ATGGCCTCCATTCCGTTGGGGCCGCACCACCACCAACAACCGCCGGAGCAGCTGCAGTCGCAACCTGACAACAACGCGCCGAAGCTTCCAGCTCGGCGCGGCTCCGACGTGGATGCCGATAAG GAAATGTCAGCCACAGTAATTGAAGGGAATGGTGAAGTTACTGGCCACATAATCTCAACCACAATTGGCGGCAAAAATGGTGAACCTAAACAG ACCATCAGTTACATGGCTGAGCGTGTTGTTGGCACTGGATCATTTGGAGTTGTTTTCCAG GCAAAATGCTTGGAGACTGGGGAGGCGGTGGCTATAAAGAAAGTTTTGCAGGACAGGCGGTACAAAAATCGTGAATTGCAACTGATGCGCTTGATGGATCATCCTAATGTAATTTCCCTGAAGCACTGTTTTTTCTCTACAACAAGCAAAGATGAACTTTTCCTGAACTTAGTAATGGAATATGTCCCTGAGACGATGTACCGGGTTCTAAAGCACTACAGCAGTATGAACCAGAGAATGCCCTTAATTTATGTGAAATTATATACATATCAA ATCTTCAGGGGACTAGCATATATCCATACCGTACCTCGAGTTTGCCATAGGGATGTGAAGCCCCAAAATCTTTTG GTTGATCCTCTTACTCATCAAGTTAAGCTTTGTGATTTTGGGAGTGCAAAAGTTCTG GTCAAGGGTGAATCCAATATTTCGTACATATGTTCACGTTACTATCGGGCCCCAGAACTAATATTTGGTGCAACAGAATACACAACTTCTATTGACATCTGGTCAGCTGGTTGTGTCCTTGCTGAACTTCTTCTAGGCCAG CCATTATTTCCGGGAGAAAATCAAGTGGACCAACTTGTGGAAATTATCAAG GTTCTTGGTACTCCAACCCGAGAAGAAATTCGTTGCATGAACTCTAACTATACAGATTTTAGGTTCCCCCAGATTAAAGCTCATCCTTGGCATAAG ATTTTTCACAAGCGAATGCCTCCTGAAGCAATTGACCTTGCATCAAGGCTTCTCCAATATTCACCAAGTCTTCGTTGTTCCGCT CTGGAAGCTTGTGCACATCCATTCTTTGATGAGCTTCGTGAGCCAAATGCTCGACTACCTAATGGCCGTCCACTGCCACCACTTTTCAACTTTAAACAGGAA TTAGCCGGAGCATCCCCCGAGTTGATCAATAGACTCATCCCAGAGCATGTAAGGAGGCAAGGTGGCCTTGGCCTCCCCCATCCAAGTAGCACACAAATCTAG
- the LOC107610535 gene encoding ervatamin-B-like → MAFPGQKQCSLAILLSLIILAVGISQVWSRKLMNDDEASMQERYEEWIIKHGKVYNNDEEKQKRFLIFKNNVEYIESFNAGGDKSYKLGINHLTDITVEELKASLNGFKRPQRGSTPPTPFKYANVESVPPSIDWRNKGAVTSVKNQGFCGSCWAFSAVAAVEGIHAITTGQLVSLSEQQVVSCDIHGRDEGCNGGYMEGAFQYIWKNGGINSDANYPYNATDATCNATAEAFDVAQIKGYEMVPANNESEVVKALAHQPLAVAIQASSLHFQFYSGGIFDETCGYELDHGVTAVGYGTNETGTDYWIVKNSWGTEWGEGGYIRMKRGIGAGLGLCGIAMDASYPTA, encoded by the exons ATGGCTTTCCCTGGCCAAAAGCAATGTTCTTTAGCCATATTATTATCCCTAATAATTCTTGCTGTTGGGATTTCGCAAGTGTGGTCCCGCAAACTCATGAATGATGATGAGGCATCTATGCAAGAAAGGTATGAAGAATGGATAATAAAACATGGGAAAGTGTATAACAATGATGAGGAGAAGCAGAAACGGTTCTTGATATTCAAGAACAACGTAGAATACATTGAATCCTTCAATGCTGGTGGAGACAAGTCTTACAAGCTTGGTATTAACCACTTAACTGACATAACCGTTGAGGAGCTTAAGGCTTCCCTAAATGGATTCAAGAGGCCACAAAGGGGCTCTACTCCTCCAACACCATTCAAGTATGCAAATGTTGAATCCGTTCCTCCATCCATTGATTGGAGGAATAAAGGAGCTGTTACTAGTGTCAAGAACCAGGGCTTTTGTG GTAGCTGTTGGGCATTTTCGGCGGTGGCTGCGGTGGAGGGCATCCACGCGATAACCACCGGACAGCTGGTGTCACTTTCCGAGCAACAAGTGGTGAGTTGTGACATACACGGTAGGGACGAGGGATGTAACGGCGGTTACATGGAAGGTGCATTTCAATACATTTGGAAAAACGGCGGAATCAACAGCGACGCAAACTACCCTTACAACGCAACAGACGCTACATGCAACGCAACAGCAGAAGCCTTCGACGTTGCTCAAATCAAAGGCTATGAGATGGTTCCAGCAAACAATGAGAGTGAGGTTGTGAAGGCATTGGCTCACCAACCTTTGGCGGTTGCAATTCAAGCAAGTTCCTTACATTTTCAGTTTTATTCCGGTGGTATTTTTGACGAAACATGTGGGTATGAGCTTGATCATGGTGTTACGGCCGTTGGTTATGGTACAAATGAAACCGGTACTGATTATTGGATTGTTAAAAACTCATGGGGTACTGAATGGGGCGAGGGAGGATACATAAGGATGAAAAGAGGCATAGGTGCTGGTCTTGGTTTATGTGGAATTGCCATGGATGCTTCTTATCCTACTGCATAA
- the LOC107610536 gene encoding nucleotide-sugar uncharacterized transporter 1-like, with protein sequence MMPYLDPPGVLSFGWNFRNTPVIFGSAILGFLLQWSGALALGYLELLANALDRENWSLVQFLMSSSYSGYGTSSFQQVNKFTNVPEIIMYDLREGGLRGLEEGGTTKEIEFKLYCFCIFF encoded by the exons ATGATGCCCTACTTAGACCCTCCGGGTGTCCTCTCCTTTGGTTGGAACTTCAGAAACACACCCGTGATTTTTGGCTCGGCAATTCTTGGATTCTTGCTTCAGTGGTCTGGTGCTTTAGCATTAGG CTACTTGGAACTTCTCGCAAATGCCTTGGACCGTGAAAATTGGTCACTGGTTCAATTTCTCATGTCATCTTCTTACAGTGGATATGGCACCTCCAGCTTTCAACAA GTAAACAAGTTCACAAATGTTCCAGAAATAATTATGTATGATCTAAGAGAAGGAGGTTTAAGAGGGCTAGAGgaaggaggaacaacaaaggaAATAGAATTTAAGTTGTattgtttctgtatttttttttaa